From the Manis pentadactyla isolate mManPen7 chromosome 15, mManPen7.hap1, whole genome shotgun sequence genome, the window TTCCTAGCCACCTTCTTTCCCACCTGGGAGGGAGGCATCTACGACTTCATTGGGGTGAGTGGggtgagggagaggaagggagttCAGGAGTGGGGCCCTGTGGCAACTGTGCTTACTCAAGCCTCAACTGACCCACAGGAGTTCATGAAGGCCAGCGTGGATGTGGCAGACCTGATAGGCCTAAACCTTGTCATGTCTCGGAATGCTGGCAAAGGGGAGTACAAGATCATGGTTGCTGCCCTGGGCTGGGCCACCGCAGAGCTCATTATGTCCCGGTGTGTGCAGCAGCCAGGAGCTCAGattcctgagaaggaacagcTGGGTTCCAAGGGGGTGCTGGAGAGTGGGGACTCAGATTCTGGGTGCTGAGGGGGTCTGGATGCTGGAGAATCCCCTCTTTGCCTTCCTCAGCTGCATCCCCCTCTGGGTTGGAGCCCGGGGCATTGAGTTTGACTGGAAATACATCCAGATGAGCATTGACTCCAACATCAGTCTGGTACGCAGCCCTGTTGGCCTACACACACCTTTTTGATGGTGGCCATTCTCTTCCCCAAGGCCTGGCCCTGACTTCCTGCCTCCCTTCAGGTCCATTACATCGTCGCGTCTGCCCAGGTCTGGATGATAACACGCTACGATCTATACCACACTTTCAGGCCAGCAGTCCTCCTCCTGATGTTCCTTAGTGTCTACAAGGCCTTTGTCATGGAGTGAGCTGGGTGGGGTGTGAGGCTGGGTCCAAGTGGGGGTGGATTATCTATTCTCCTTCCCTCATTGTGCTGTTTCCCCACAGGACCTTCGTCCACCTCTGTTCCCTGGGCAGCTGGACAGCACTGCTGGCCCGAGCGGTGGTGACGGGGCTGCTGGCCCTCAGCACCCTGGCCCTGTATGTTGCAGTTGTCAGTGTGCACTCCTAGGCTTGGTGTCTCAGATAGTCACATACCTTTTCCCTGCCTACAGGTTTCAGTAAACAGTATTTGGAAAATTGCTTTCTGCTTCCATCTGTCCCTGGAGCTGTTTACAAATACCACCCTCAGACCCTCAGTCTGGCTTTGGAGCCAGATAACAGGCTGCAAGTCTAATCAGCCCTGATTGGTCCTGTGTTCCTGGAGCAGCTCTGTGGTTGCTTGTGTTCCCAGGGTAGACTAAGGGCTTGAAGTAGACAATCTCTGAGCAATGGCAGAGACTAGGGCCCTCAGGGAACAGGTGATTGGGGAGCTAGACTCCAAAAGACAGTTTTGGGGGGCATCTCACAGCCATAACCTGGCCCTTTCCTGGCTGTTCACCTCCTAGGCTCCCAGCCCTAATATGCTCCTCTGATCTACCCGTCATATGGCTGCCAGAGGGATCTCTCTGAAACCCCCATCAGCTAGTTCACTCTCCCTGCTTACAGCTCTCTAGGGCTCCCCATTGCACACTGAACAGTCCAACCACTTGACCTTTGCTTTTGCCCTTGGGGTAGACTTCTGTGATTCAGTTCTGTGGTCCTCAAATCAAATCCTGGCCTGAGTTTTTTCAAGGTATGCAGGGACAGCTGCAGCCAGATACAGCATATGAGCCCACCAACTTGGATATTGTCTTGGAGGCTGCCCTCCACTTCCCAACCCTTCCCTGGTCTATTGAGGCCAGGTCTCTGCccattccctccccttccctgagATATGTCAGAAGTAGGGCTTCGAAGGTCATGCTTAAGCTCCACCTTACGCAGATGCAAATTCTGCCCACCCAGAAAGGTGCTCCCCAGCCTTCCCAGATGGGATAGGACAGTTGTCATGGGCCTTCCATAATGGGCCTGGTAAAATACCATTTGCCTTCAGATAGGGCAGCCACCACCAAGCCCAGCCCCCTCAGTGTCCCTAGTCAAAACGTGGGCCACAGGTGTGGGGGTAGGGGTAGGAAGACAAGTGATTGATTGGTCACCCTGACTTTGATATGAAGGGAGTAGACTGCCTGCCCCTGGATGGATGTGTGATGAGATCACTTAATCCCACACTTCTATCTCATAACCCACCTAATCTTTGACAAGTACTGGGACGAGTGAAGTTAGCAAATTACTATTAACTATTTGCTGAGCAGGGACTCTAATCCAGGCTCCCTGCTTGTGGCCAACTATCTATGAAATAATTCCAGCTTCTGTGGGGCTCAGGTAGACAGACCAGTGGTTGGGGCTGACATGGGGAGCACAGGCCTGAGGGGTCAGGACTGTGATGGGGAACCCATCCTGGAGGGTAGGATGCATTCCACAGAAGAGAGGATGTGAGCTGAGATCTAAATGATGAGGTGGTGGTGGGACAAAGGAGAAAAGCAGGTGTCAAAAGCCTGAGTAAAGGCCTTATGGTCAGAGGAAGCACCTGGCCTTTCCAGCAAAATGTAAGATTGGTTGTTGGAACAAGATAGAGGGAGCTTGTAAGACCAGTAATCAATGGGCCAGACTTACAGAAGGCCCTGATGACAGCCAGGGGCAGTGGGAACTGTGAAGAGTTCTAAGCAGGAGAAGGACAGGTCAGATTTGGCTTTAGGAAGATCTTTGTGACTGCTGTGTGGGTGGGAGACTCAGGCCTGGACCAGAGCAAGGTGGGCAGGAGTAGGATAGTGGCTAGAAGCACAGTAGAGAGGTGACCAGTGAGCTGTTTTTATTGGGGAAGTGGCTAGCCAGAGAGAAAATAGGTGAGCAAGAAgtaaggaaggaatgaaggagcCCGAGGCTCACCACACTTCACAAGGAGAAGAAACAACACTGAGGGGACAGTGGCTGGGAGCAAGTTTGGAGGATGATACAGAGGCCAGTGTGGGTCCCTGCAGACAGACTGGGGAGGCTGGCAACTGATGTAGACATCACTACAGAGACACACTGAGGCATGGGAGCAGCTGAGAGGCTGTGGTGAACAAGAGGGTCCTATCGGAGAGACTCCTAttacagaaggaaaagagaggcaaggaaggaggCCAGGAGTGGCAAGGCTCGAACACAGGAAATTTCCAGCAGTTTCAGGTAGAGGGGTTTGAGAAGGGGACCTGTGACTTTAGCCTCCAGGAGATGGTGGGGACTAACCAGTGATCGGgcgcccactgcagcagcagAGTAAGTGCAATCAGTGCAGACACCTGTGAAGGGGGTGAGCAGTGGCTACTTGAGGTGGAAAAGATCTTGCAACCCTGTGTCAAGGAGCCTCCCaagaaggggagagggagaacCAGTGCTGAGAGCAGAGTGCCCAGAGGCGGTGCTGAGGTGACCTGAATGCTCCACCCTGAAGGGTCCTGCGGTACACCTTCAAATGCTGTAATCCTAGGCAAACAACTGGGGATTTGTTCCCCAAGGAgtgtttactgagtgcctactatgcgCCAGGCTGTTGTCTAGGAAGGTGGAAATACAGCCTGGAGTGAGTGGTAGGATTATGGGTGACCAAAGGGGCTCATGAAAAACAAGACGGTGCCTGGCACCAAATGAAAGCACAGACAGTGTCAGCTGGTTTATTCCTATCACAAGGACAAAAGTGTGTTTTAAAAGGAACCCTGGGTAGTTCTGCCAGCCTGAAGTCCTAACCCACTTGATGGGAGACTTCCCCAAGGccagctcagagcactgggcccagGGTCTGCTCCTccaggaggtgggggagaggggagggtccCTCTGAGGCTGGAATGTCACAGGCTGCAGGAGCAGACACAGGTGGGGCTAGAAATCTGACTGCTCAGATGTTTGGTGGCTGTCCAGAGGGTCTCATGTGCCCTCCTCCACCACTCCATCTGTGGTGGCTGCAGGGATGGCTTGAAGGCAGCGGTCTCTCTAATAGTAGAGTTCCTGGTCCCACCagcctgggagagagaaagaggagacttGGTGCTGGGGGATGCAGGTTAGTGGTGGCAGCCAGGGCTCAGAGGTTATGGATCAATAGAGGTTTGATATGGAGGGTCAAGAGGGTAGAGGTCAAAGGTCAGGGCAGCTGCTCTGAAAAAGCttcagccctccccccacccaaacCTCCAGTCTCCACACTCACTCCCTGGACAACAGCGAACTCCAAGTTTCCGGAGCTCATCGTAGACGAAGATGAGGAGGCCAAAGGGCATGGGGACCAGCCACCACTGGAAGCTGAAGGCACAGGCGAGATGAAGGTGAGGGCAGGCCAGGGCTGTGCCCCATAAGCCCACCCTCTACCCACAGGTCCCAGCCCCTCACCGAATGGGCATGAAGTTGAAGATGTTGGGCATCCCAGGGCAGTAGCACAAGAAGCAGCCGATGCAGACCTGGAACACGATGGCAATCACCAGGATCCTGTTCCTGTAGGTTGGGCAGGATGGAACAGGCTCAGGCTGGCGGTCAGGACATGACAGGCCATGAGGAGTTGGGGACCAGACAGAAATGGGTACGGGGTCAAAGGAGGTCAGAtggcagcagcagcaggaggatGTTGTAAGTGTTGACTGGCATGGCCGCACCTCTCCAATAGTGGAGACCAGCCCTGTCAGCATCACCTCGTTAGTTGATGAAACATGAAGGGGCCGTTTGAGAGGCACATGGCAGGAGCTGTTGGCCGCTACCAGTAAGGAGTGTTCGCACCCAGCACTGGCACCTCTACACACCCAGGGCTGGCATGTGCTGGCTGCAGGAAGCCCTGGTCAGGCTTGGATGGAACTTGGGACCAGGGCTTGGGAGGCAGGGTGAGGAGGGACTGGGGCTGGCCAGTGACACCTGAAGAAGCCCTGCTGGAAGGCAGAGAGGCGGCGTGTCTTGCGGATGAGGACGTCAGCTATCTGGCACATCTCGATGCTGATGAAGAACACGGTATAGCAGGTATACTGTTGATACAGGCGCTGCCCGAACGTCTGTAGACCAGGAGGGAACCAAAGCAGGCTGAACCCCAATGGAGAGCTTCTGCAGCCAGCCCGGCACTCAGGTGGCTGCACCCTTTCCCTGACAGAGGCTGGAGTGCAGGAAGAGGAGAGATGCAGGACCCACCAGGTTGCAGGACCCCAGGGTGAGGGGCCTAGGAACCTGATCTAGAAGAGCCTGGATGTCAGGGCATTTGCTTTCTTAATGAAAGGATGTAAAATTTTCTGGGCACATGAAATAAGTTGCCTGGAAAAAGGGAATCAGAAACCCGAGGCAGGATTTGCAAAATCCAGTGACTCCACGGCCTGAGCAGATGGCAAAAACGAGTGAAGCAAGCCAGGCACACCCTTGGAGAACAGGGCAGTTGCCCCACTTAAAGGGGACAGTCACAGTTCAGTCCATTTCTTCAATGTAACTATTTCTAATACCAGCTAATTGTGTCAAGATCACTTACCATGGTCCAGGAACCAGGTGtttcacatgtattatctcatttaatcctcccaacaatcCCATAAGATAGACTGGTGGTACCCAAACCTCTGCCATCCAAATCCCCAGGAGGGCAGGTTAAAACACAGATGTCTACGCCCTACCCCCCAGGGTTTCTGGCCCCAAAGGTCTGGGCTGTGGACAGATAATTTGCATTTCAAACAAGGTCCTGGGTGAGACTCATGTTGCTGGTCTGGGGCCAACACTGAAAATCACTGAAGAAGGCATTAGTATTATCTAACTTCATAGGTGAGAAAGCAGGCACAGAAATGCAAAACGTCtcgcccagggtcacacagcttgtgaAGAGTAGTGGCAGACCTCAAATCCAGGTCTGCATTCTTAACCTCAAGGCAAACATTCAAGGGGAAAATCGCAATCCGTAACCCTAGAGGGCAAATGGGACACACCTACTAGCCAAAGCTAGCCTCTGCTAGCTTAAGGTCGGCCACATGTATGTGTACTCTGGGTAAGTGATGCTGCAGGGAAAATAACAGAACTGGGGCCCAGCTCCACCCTGAGATGATGTGTTACAGTCAGGGCAGGGAGAGGCCCCACCTGCAGCTGCGGCTGGAGAAGCAGGAATTTGGAACACAAGATGGTGGTGGGAGAGGCCCCTTTACCCCAGAGTCTGCATGTCTGGGATGTACTGGCTAAGCTCAGTCACATGTGGAGGAGTGAGTGTGGCCACACACCAGGTAGGTGCCCTGGGAATGAGGGCCACATGGGATGGGGCAACAGCTCACCCACTCCTGGCCATAGCTATCCTGCAGGTCTTGGAGATGGTGGTCCTCCCACTGTGGCCGAAGCCCCACACACAGCAGCGGGAACCAGCCCTCCTGGGCCATGGCCGTGAAGTAGTCAGTGAAGCCAGCAAATGACTGGATAGCCCCTGGAAGACAGGcaaggagacagagagatggggACACACAGAGAGGGACAGGGACATGGAAAAATGGACATAGATATACAGAGTGATAGGGTCAGGGACAGAAGCAGTGGCATGGAGACAGGAACACAGACAGTGACAGACACAGACAAGAGCTCAAGAAAGATCCATAGGCACAAAGTGAGACAGAGACACACCCAGAGACAGGGTCATGGAGAACAGGGCCAAAGACAGAAGGGACACAAGACCACTGAGAGAATCATgcaggtgaggatgcagagaacagAGGCCCGGGGTCAAATGCAGACGTGAGATCCAGAACAAGTCAGAACCCAAGGCAGGAAAGCAGCCTGCTGAGACCCCATGGGCACTCACCGATCTGGAAGTaggagtaggcagccaggggctcATTCACCAGACGGTCACGCTTGGGGTTCCGTGGACGCAGGTGCATGATGTCACTCTCAGCTTTCTCATATGCCAGGGACACAGACGGGAACTAGCCAGAAGTGAACAGAACCCGAGCTTAAGGGCTTGCCTGGGTCCCTGTCCCCTAATCTCtggagcccccacccccacctgtccCTGCCAGGGGATAAGATTGAGGCAAGGATAGCACTGAGGTTAGGAGGCAGGACTTGCAGGGGCCACACTGCACAGCTGTCCCATCAGGGATGATGGCATGTCCAGTCCACATCTGTCCTGGTGTCCATCACCATCAGAATATCTGCTTTACCTCCACTAGTATGTGTTCATtctctccgtctccctccctccctttttctcctcctctctctgtttttctctagGTACTCTGGTCTTGGCCAGtttccctgtttctctctctctgtcccttacTTTCTTTGTCCCTGTCTCTGGTCTCTTTCTCTGTGACTGTGTCTCTACATCCCTGTCTATGTCTGTCACCCTCTTATCTCTGCATCTCTCCTGTCTCTGTGTCCCTGTGtcctcctcctcccaccccatcTGTTTGTGACAACAGAGTGGCAGCAGAGTATACTGACTGAGAGAGAGGTGCTGGGGCATCTCACTGCCTGGGCTCAAGTCCCAGCTGTGCCACTTGTTAGCTCCGTGGCCTGGGGCAAGTCGCTCAACCTATCTATGCCTCAATTagctcatcagtaaaatggagatgataaataAGTAAAGCCTGTCTCATAGAGTGGTTTTAAGGACAAAATTAAGTAAATTTAGGTGTGCCTGACCCACAGTAAGCATAATGCAAGTGTTGTTGAACAATACATCATCACGGCCATGCATCTGGCTGCCTTATGGCCATATCTGTGCCTCTTTTTCCATCTGGCTGCCTTGGGGTCTGACATTGTTTATCTCTCCATGTCTATAGAGGGATGTCTGTCTATGATCCAAGTCTAGTCAGATATCTGTCTGCTAATATCTCCGTTTCTCTGAATGTCCATATCTGAACCTGTGTCCATAGTTCTGTCCACCTGTATGTTCCTGTCCGTGgctacctgcctgcctgcctgtgtcTGTTGTACACACATCTTGTCTGTGGCACTCTGTGTCCGAGAGTGTCCATGGTGGTGTCTGTCCATCCCACCTGTCCTTGGGCACTGTGGGGGTGGAGGCACTGGGGCTCTAGACTCACAATGTCAGTGCAGAGCTCGATGAAGAGGATGGTGATACACCCGAGGGGCAGAGGCACGCTGACAGTGATGTAAATGAGGTATGGTGTCAGTTCGGGGATGTTCTTGGTCAAGGTGTAAGCGATGGATTTTTTCAGGTTGTCAAATATCAGTCGGCCTGTGGGGACACAGCAGGCACCTCAGCCTCCTCACAGCCCACTTCCTTCTGTGCCCACACTGCCTGCCCTGTCTCTGACCCAGCCCGGACCCTGCTCCACGCCTGTCACAATGGAAGCAAAGTTGTCATCCAACAGAATCATGTCGGCTGCATTTTTGGCAGCATCCGAGCCAGCAATGCCCATGGCCACGCCAATGTCTGCCTTCTTCAGGGCCGGGGAGTCGTTCACACCATCCCCCGTCACAGCCACGATCGCACCCTGCAGGGAGCAGGTGGGTGGTGGTCAGTGAGGGGCTAGCCCAGGCCATCTGCCCGCCTCCATCAGCAGCCTCGTACCAATCTCTGGCAGCTCTCCACAATGACCAACTTCTGCTGGGGACTGGTACGAGCGAACACCATCTCAGGGTGTGTGCGCAGTGCCTCGACCAGCTCTGATGGGTCCATGTCCTTCAGCTGCATGCCATTGATCACGCAGGCGCGGGCCTCCCTGGGAAGGGTGGGAAGTCATCACTGGGATCTCAGTCTCCATGGGGTGTGGGAAGAACCATGGGGAGGGCAGAAGGGGGCTTACTTCCCGTTAACCTGGTCCACGGGCACACGGAGGCGGGCAGCAATGTCCTCTACTGTCTCACTGCCTTCTGAAATGATGCCCACGCTGGCCGCAATGGCCTTGGCCGTGATGGGGTGGTCACCAGTCACCATGATAACCTGTGGAGGGGAACAGCAGACTCTTGACCCTTCAGATTAGCCCACTTTCTCCATCCTCCCTGGTGGGCATCTGCTGATACACTCATTCACTTTTCAACCAACTGTGAccacctgctgtgtgcctgggaaATAGCAAGGACAAAACAGTCAAGAATCCCTGTCCTTGTGGAGCATACATTCTAGTgtgggagacagaaaataaaataaagaaatgaatgttACAGCATGTTAGAAAGAAGGGGGGAAATTAAGCTGAGTAAAGGAGATGGCAAGTGTTGAGTGGAAAAAGTGGTGGTTCAACTTTAAGTGTGTCCAGGGAAACCTTCTTTGAGAAGATGATATTTAAGCAGAGATCTGAAAGAGATGAGAGTTGGCCACATTGAAAACTGAGGGAAGAGTGTTCCTGGCAGAGGGCACAGCCAATGCAAATGCCCTGAGGTAAGAACATGCCTGAACTGCTGGAGAAGCAGCAGGGAAACCACCATGACTGGAGAGGGGTGAACAAGAGGTGGCAGGCTAAGGAATAAGCTTAGACAGGTAACAGGGCCAGACCTTATAGGGCCTTAGAGACCATGGGAAGGACTTGGGTGTTGCTTGCTCAGCATTGGCTCCCAACCCTTGATTTGTCTTTGGGGAATCATCCCTCCCCACAAGGTTGAAGTGAGGTACCTGGCCAAGGCTGGGCAAGTAGGCTGAGACTTGGCCAACCAAAGTATCCCATCCCACAACCACAGTGACTCACTCAGGGATGAACATGTGACCCAACCTGGAACAACTGTAAAAGAGGTACTCTTTTTCTGTGGGGTGGCTAAAGATGGGATGTAAGTTGGAGCTGCTGAGAGGTGCTAATCTTTGTCTACCAAAATGGAGGGAGTACTTGAGAATAAAGCCAGCAGAGAAAAACAGAGCTGAGACATGGGGTATGGCAAATTCCTAATGACACTGAGCTCCTGGATCCAGCTATACCTGAAGCCTCATTCCCCAGAACTTTTCAGTTTCATGAACCAATATATTCTTTTTTGGGTTCAAGCTGTTTTCAGAAAGGTTTCTGTCACAGGATTCCTCATCCCCAAATAACTGCCATCCTCTGTCATCACTCCTGCCTGGTCTTCCCAGTGGCATACCCGGATGCCTGCTGTGCGGCACTTGAGCACAGCATCAGGAACGGTGGCCCGGGGTGGGTCTATCATGGATACAAGTCCCGCAAAGCACAGGCCACTCGTTGGAAAGTTCATGGCCTCCGCATCAAAGGCATAGCCAGGTGGGTAGTCCTTTTCACTCAGATAGAGCTGGCAGAAGCCTGACCAGAAAACAGGGAAGTCAGAGAAAAGTCCTGGGCAGACCCCTCCCCAGCAAAGCCAGGTGCTGAGTAAAATAACCAGGCCCCTTGCACCAAGCAGCTATGGATGCCTGGCCCTGGGCTGAATCCTTCATTCACATGATTTGAATCCATTCTCACAACCACCCTGGGAGCTTTTTAGCATGCTCatcttgcagatgaggaaactagacTTGGAAGGGGACATTTCTTGACACCCgtcacacagcaagtaaaatGAGAGATCCAGAATTGGACCACAGGTCTGTGCCTTCCAGGGTTGAGGCAGGGGTTGGGGAAGTTTAGGGTCAGAACAAAATTTGGGGAAGGTCAGAAATTAGAACAAGGATTTGGGGAAAGTCTTGAGGCAGGGACTGGGGAAAGTCAAAAGGTCAAGGGGAAGATGCTGAAGGTGGAGGTGAAAGCAAGGCCACGTCATCGGTTGGGGCGAGAGCTGGGAAAAGTCAAGGGATCACAGGTCGGGTCAGAATAGGGAACCTCCAGGTAAGTTAGGGTGGGGAGAGGCTGGGTCAAGGTAGGAACTGAGGATAGTCAGGGGTCAGGACTTGGGACAGGGAAAGTCAAGGGTGAGTGTGTGGACTGGGGCTGGTCAGCTGTCAGCCAGGGAGGGGAAAGGTCAGGTTCAGGGCTGGGCCAGGAAGGTTGGGCAGGGTCTGTGCTAGCTCCTCCTGGCACACTGGTTTACCTTCCACCCTGGGAGTTTCACCCATCCCCGGGGGTCTCACCCAACACGCGTTCGCCCAGGCCTCCCAGGCTGAGGTAGGCAGTCTGGAAGGCCTCGCGCCATTGCTCATCCAGCGGCAGCTCCTGGCCTTTGATGAGGATGGAGCTACAGCGCTCCAGCACGCGCTCAGGAGCCCCCTTCATCACAAGTACGTGCCGCGGGTCCCGCGGGTCCTCCAGAGTGTGGACGGACAGCTGCGGGCGGGGGAGGGGGCCCGTGTGGCGGACGAGGCCAAGGGGCGGGGCTTGGGAGAAGGGCGGGGCTGACCCCGCGCGGCCCGAAGAGCCTCGGAGGGTGCGACAGGGGCGAAGGGTGAGGGGCTTGCGTGCTGGGCAGCTCCTTGGTAAAGGCTGAGGATTGGGCGGGGCTAGGTGCGAGTTAGGGCCTTTGGTTCAGGGAACGGACAGAGTAAGGGTCCGCACTGGGACCCCGGCGGAATTTGTTTTGCGAGCTACCCTGCACCAAAGGCGTGAGAGCTGAGAGCTGGGGGCCCGCGGGGTCCATGGTGGGCTTTGGCTGCGGGCGCGACGCGAGGTGTGGGCGGGGTTTGACCCTGGAGAGGGCGGGGACTTAGAGAGAAGCCCAGTGGTAGGCAGGCCAGCAATGAGTGTGGGCGGGGCCTGGAGGGGGCGGGCCGGCGGCGGCGTTCCTCACCTGGAACTTGTTGGTGGAATTGAAGGGGATCTCGCAGACCTTGGGGAAACGCTCTCGATAGCCCATGGCGTTGCCCAGCGTCAGTTCTGAGAACTTGAGCAGCGCCGTCTCTGATGCGTCCCCTATCACGATGCGCTGGGAGCGGGGGCCGGTGTCAGGGGTGAGCCTGGCTGCACCAGGCTCCCGGGATCACCCACTCCGGGACCCTCCGGCTCTCACCTTGGGCACGGGCACCGCGTCCTGGCCCGACTTGAAGGCAGCGCGGTTGCACAGGGTGAGCACACGGCACAACGCCCTCCACGTCTCCGAGGACTGGTCAAACGTCTGCCCTGGAGGCCAGGCGTCCGGGCTGGGGCCGCGAGGGGACTCCGCGCAGGCACCAGATCCGGAGCGGCGGCTGTCCCAGACCGAAACCAAACCCTTCCCCTAGATTCAGGGCAAAGTCCCCTCCGACAtgggtgggacccaagcgcctcCTCATATCCCGGGACGGAACCTTCTCTCTAGACCCAGTGTTGAGTCCTGTGAGACCCTGTATCAAGCCCCTTCACAGAGCTGGAGCTTAGCCGCCTCCCTGGACCCAGGACCCAGCCCTCCCCGAGATGGATCTGAATGGAGCCGCCCTCCGTTAATGCAAAGCCCCTCTTGTCCAGGATCCCTTCagtaaacccagtgctcccttCCAGGTTTCCACCATCTACCAGATTCTTCCCCAGCCTGCCTCGCAGGCCCACACCTGACTGGTCTTCCGTAGTGTCAGCAGTGTGGATGTGGTTGTCGAACCACAGATGGGACACAGTCATGCGGTTCTGAGTGAGGGTCCCTGTCTTGTCAGAGCAGATCACTGATGTGGAGCCCAGGGTTTCCACGGCTTCCAGGTTCTTGACTACACAGTTCTTGCTGGCCAGCCGCTTGGCTGTCAGGGACAGGCAGACCTGGGGAAAGACCATTGCCATCTCTCTTCTCACAGCATGGAGAACCTTTACCCCAGCCACAGTGCTGCCATGTAGCATTCTCTGGCAAAACCCAGGCCTTTTCTTGCCTTCATACTTTTGTCCAATCTGTGCTTTCTACTAGAGATACGTTCCCTAATCCACCCAGAAAAACATAACCAGTTCCCCCTCTAAGCAGCCCGAGCTGAGGTTCTGTAAGTTCCCTTATCAATACAACCAATATGAGAAAACAAACATTCTCTGAGCCTCCTCGTGGAGCCGGTCTTGGGCTGGGTGCTGACTGTGGGAGG encodes:
- the ATP4A gene encoding potassium-transporting ATPase alpha chain 1 isoform X3; this encodes MGKAENYEMYSVELGSGSGGNMAAKMSKKKAGGGGGKRKEKLENMKKEMEINDHQLSVAELEQKYQTSVTKLYLALALIAVVVVTGCFGYYQEFKSTNIIASFKNLVPQQATVIRDGDKFQINADQLVVGDLVEMKGGDRVPADIRILQAQGCKVDNSSLTGESEPQTRSPECTHESPLETRNIAFFSTMCLEGTAQGLVVNTGDRTIIGRIASLASGVENEKTPIAIEIEHFVDIIAGLAILFGGTFFVVAMCIGYTFLRAMVFFMAIVVAYVPEGLLATVTVCLSLTAKRLASKNCVVKNLEAVETLGSTSVICSDKTGTLTQNRMTVSHLWFDNHIHTADTTEDQSGQTFDQSSETWRALCRVLTLCNRAAFKSGQDAVPVPKRIVIGDASETALLKFSELTLGNAMGYRERFPKVCEIPFNSTNKFQLSVHTLEDPRDPRHVLVMKGAPERVLERCSSILIKGQELPLDEQWREAFQTAYLSLGGLGERVLGFCQLYLSEKDYPPGYAFDAEAMNFPTSGLCFAGLVSMIDPPRATVPDAVLKCRTAGIRVIMVTGDHPITAKAIAASVGIISEGSETVEDIAARLRVPVDQVNGKEARACVINGMQLKDMDPSELVEALRTHPEMVFARTSPQQKLVIVESCQRLGAIVAVTGDGVNDSPALKKADIGVAMGIAGSDAAKNAADMILLDDNFASIVTGVEQGRLIFDNLKKSIAYTLTKNIPELTPYLIYITVSVPLPLGCITILFIELCTDIFPSVSLAYEKAESDIMHLRPRNPKRDRLVNEPLAAYSYFQIGAIQSFAGFTDYFTAMAQEGWFPLLCVGLRPQWEDHHLQDLQDSYGQEWTFGQRLYQQYTCYTVFFISIEMCQIADVLIRKTRRLSAFQQGFFRNRILVIAIVFQVCIGCFLCYCPGMPNIFNFMPIRFQWWLVPMPFGLLIFVYDELRKLGVRCCPGSWWDQELYY
- the ATP4A gene encoding potassium-transporting ATPase alpha chain 1 isoform X1, which codes for MGKAENYEMYSVELGSGSGGNMAAKMSKKKAGGGGGKRKEKLENMKKEMEINDHQLSVAELEQKYQTSVTKGLSASLAAELLLRDGPNALRPPRGTPEYVKFARQLAGGLQCLMWVAAAICLIAFAIQASEGDLTTDDNLYLALALIAVVVVTGCFGYYQEFKSTNIIASFKNLVPQQATVIRDGDKFQINADQLVVGDLVEMKGGDRVPADIRILQAQGCKVDNSSLTGESEPQTRSPECTHESPLETRNIAFFSTMCLEGTAQGLVVNTGDRTIIGRIASLASGVENEKTPIAIEIEHFVDIIAGLAILFGGTFFVVAMCIGYTFLRAMVFFMAIVVAYVPEGLLATVTVCLSLTAKRLASKNCVVKNLEAVETLGSTSVICSDKTGTLTQNRMTVSHLWFDNHIHTADTTEDQSGQTFDQSSETWRALCRVLTLCNRAAFKSGQDAVPVPKRIVIGDASETALLKFSELTLGNAMGYRERFPKVCEIPFNSTNKFQLSVHTLEDPRDPRHVLVMKGAPERVLERCSSILIKGQELPLDEQWREAFQTAYLSLGGLGERVLGFCQLYLSEKDYPPGYAFDAEAMNFPTSGLCFAGLVSMIDPPRATVPDAVLKCRTAGIRVIMVTGDHPITAKAIAASVGIISEGSETVEDIAARLRVPVDQVNGKEARACVINGMQLKDMDPSELVEALRTHPEMVFARTSPQQKLVIVESCQRLGAIVAVTGDGVNDSPALKKADIGVAMGIAGSDAAKNAADMILLDDNFASIVTGVEQGRLIFDNLKKSIAYTLTKNIPELTPYLIYITVSVPLPLGCITILFIELCTDIFPSVSLAYEKAESDIMHLRPRNPKRDRLVNEPLAAYSYFQIGAIQSFAGFTDYFTAMAQEGWFPLLCVGLRPQWEDHHLQDLQDSYGQEWTFGQRLYQQYTCYTVFFISIEMCQIADVLIRKTRRLSAFQQGFFRNRILVIAIVFQVCIGCFLCYCPGMPNIFNFMPIRFQWWLVPMPFGLLIFVYDELRKLGVRCCPGSWWDQELYY
- the ATP4A gene encoding potassium-transporting ATPase alpha chain 1 isoform X2: MGKAENYEMYSVELGSGSGGNMAAKMSKKKAGGGGGKRKEKLENMKKEMEINDHQLSVAELEQKYQTSVTKGLSASLAAELLLRDGPNALRPPRGTPEYVKFARQLAGGLQCLMWVAAAICLIAFAIQASEGDLTTDDNLYLALALIAVVVVTGCFGYYQEFKSTNIIASFKNLVPQQATVIRDGDKFQINADQLVVGDLVEMKGGDRVPADIRILQAQGCKVDNSSLTGESEPQTRSPECTHESPLETRNIAFFSTMCLEGTAQGLVVNTGDRTIIGRIASLASGVENEKTPIAIEIEHFVDIIAGLAILFGGTFFVVAMCIGYTFLRAMVFFMAIVVAYVPEGLLATVTVCLSLTAKRLASKNCVVKNLEAVETLGSTSVICSDKTGTLTQNRMTVSHLWFDNHIHTADTTEDQSGQTFDQSSETWRALCRVLTLCNRAAFKSGQDAVPVPKRIVIGDASETALLKFSELTLGNAMGYRERFPKVCEIPFNSTNKFQLSVHTLEDPRDPRHVLVMKGAPERVLERCSSILIKGQELPLDEQWREAFQTAYLSLGGLGERVLGFCQLYLSEKDYPPGYAFDAEAMNFPTSGLCFAGLVSMIDPPRATVPDAVLKCRTAGIRVIMVTGDHPITAKAIAASVGIISEGSETVEDIAARLRVPVDQVNGKEARACVINGMQLKDMDPSELVEALRTHPEMVFARTSPQQKLVIVESCQRLGAIVAVTGDGVNDSPALKKADIGVAMGIAGSDAAKNAADMILLDDNFASIVTGVEQGRLIFDNLKKSIAYTLTKNIPELTPYLIYITVSVPLPLGCITILFIELCTDIFPSVSLAYEKAESDIMHLRPRNPKRDRLVNEPLAAYSYFQIGAIQSFAGFTDYFTAMAQEGWFPLLCVGLRPQWEDHHLQDLQDSYGQEWEQDPGDCHRVPGLHRLLLVLLPWDAQHLQLHAHSLPVVAGPHALWPPHLRLR